From a single Stackebrandtia endophytica genomic region:
- the ruvX gene encoding Holliday junction resolvase RuvX yields MTEPEFRRGRRLGVDVGKVRVGVAWSDPDGILAAPLETVPRDRTPDTPDPKDIARIAELVDEHDIVGVIVGLPVTLSGTESFAAAEARDYADLLSRRVTPIPVELIDERLTTAVASRRLTERGVKGKRKRAVVDQAAAVEILQQWLDKQRKA; encoded by the coding sequence GTGACGGAGCCCGAATTCCGGCGTGGCCGCCGGTTGGGCGTGGACGTCGGCAAGGTGCGCGTCGGGGTCGCCTGGAGCGACCCCGACGGCATCTTGGCCGCACCGTTGGAGACCGTTCCGAGAGATCGCACCCCCGACACCCCCGACCCCAAGGACATCGCGCGGATCGCCGAGTTGGTCGACGAACACGACATCGTCGGCGTCATCGTGGGCCTTCCGGTCACCCTGAGCGGAACCGAGAGTTTCGCCGCAGCCGAGGCCCGTGACTACGCCGATCTGTTGAGCCGACGGGTAACCCCGATACCCGTCGAGCTTATCGACGAACGGTTGACCACTGCTGTAGCGTCACGTAGGTTGACGGAGCGGGGCGTCAAGGGCAAACGCAAGCGTGCGGTCGTCGATCAGGCAGCCGCCGTGGAGATTCTTCAGCAGTGGCTGGATAAACAGCGGAAGGCATAG
- the alaS gene encoding alanine--tRNA ligase, translating into MRTAEIKRRFLAHFEANGHTVVPSAPLPAIEDPNLLFINAGMVQFVPYFLGQVTPPYLRATSVQKCIRTPDIDEVGKTTRHGTFFQMNGNFSFGDYFKEKAIELAWELVTKPQSDGGFGLDESVLYASIYHEDDEAAELWKRVAKLPDDRIVRLGKKDNYWSMGIPGPCGPCSEILIDRGPEFGADRDWEAGDRYMEFWNLVFMQNLRGEGIGKEDYEILGELPKKNIDTGMGMERVAYLLQGVNNMYEIDEVRPLIDKASELTGRRYGVSSGRTAASAHPDDVRFRVVADHVRTALMLIGDGVVPSNEGRGYVLRRIMRRAIRAMRLLGYEDRAMPELLPVARDCMSPSYPELANDFERISSYAYGEEDAFRSTLRQGTVILDTAVRQVKESGSDTLPGNRAFELHDTYGFPIDLTLEMAGEQGLKVDESGFRQLMAEQRRRAKADAQSRKTGHADKSAYRGFLDGSGPTDWVAYETLRTDSSVVGILHEGNSVPVATKDQVVEVVLDKTPFYAESGGQHADAGSITTAGGHGEVIDVQRPVKGLVVHQVRVTEGEIAVGDSANAAVDPEWRLGARQAHSGTHVVHAALREVLGPSALQSGSFNRPGYLRLDFSWRTKMSDETRSEVEEVANRAVRRDLPVAVKYMPLAKAREIGALALFGETYDESVRVVEIGGEWSRELCGGTHVEHAAQIGPVVITSEASVGSGQRRVEAVTGIEAYQYLARERDLVSQLADELGTQRSELPEKISQLIQRAKEAERELAAMRAQAVRDQAANQAASATLINGVRVATVPAPEGTAGGDVRKLALEIRGHLPADAPGVAAVVATAGGKASLVVAVNKNGVANGLSAQGLVKAALSGRGGGNAEVAQGGGVPAEQASALLTSIAAQIGDA; encoded by the coding sequence ATGAGGACGGCCGAAATAAAGAGGCGGTTCCTGGCACACTTCGAAGCCAATGGTCACACGGTGGTGCCGAGCGCACCGCTGCCGGCGATCGAGGATCCGAACCTGCTGTTCATCAACGCGGGAATGGTCCAGTTCGTGCCCTACTTCCTGGGGCAGGTCACGCCGCCGTACCTGCGGGCCACCTCGGTGCAGAAGTGCATTCGCACCCCCGACATCGACGAGGTCGGAAAGACCACTCGGCACGGCACCTTCTTTCAGATGAACGGCAACTTCTCCTTCGGTGATTACTTCAAGGAGAAGGCGATCGAGCTGGCCTGGGAACTGGTGACCAAGCCACAGTCCGACGGTGGTTTCGGGCTCGACGAGTCGGTTCTGTACGCGTCGATCTACCACGAGGACGACGAGGCGGCCGAACTGTGGAAGCGGGTCGCCAAACTGCCCGACGACCGGATCGTCCGACTGGGCAAGAAGGACAACTACTGGTCGATGGGAATCCCGGGTCCCTGCGGACCCTGCTCGGAGATCCTGATCGACCGGGGACCGGAGTTCGGTGCCGACCGGGACTGGGAGGCCGGCGACCGCTACATGGAGTTCTGGAACCTCGTGTTCATGCAGAACCTGCGCGGTGAGGGCATCGGCAAGGAGGACTACGAGATCCTGGGCGAACTGCCCAAGAAGAACATCGACACCGGCATGGGCATGGAGCGGGTCGCGTACCTGCTTCAGGGCGTCAACAACATGTACGAGATCGATGAGGTCCGCCCGCTGATCGACAAGGCCAGTGAACTCACCGGCAGGCGCTACGGTGTCTCCAGTGGACGCACCGCGGCGTCGGCGCACCCCGACGACGTACGGTTCCGGGTGGTCGCCGACCACGTCCGCACCGCGTTGATGCTGATCGGTGACGGTGTGGTGCCCTCCAACGAGGGGCGCGGTTACGTGCTGCGCCGCATCATGCGCCGCGCGATCCGGGCGATGCGCCTACTCGGCTACGAAGACCGGGCGATGCCCGAGCTGCTGCCGGTGGCGCGCGACTGCATGTCACCGTCCTATCCGGAATTGGCCAACGATTTCGAACGTATCTCCTCCTACGCCTACGGTGAGGAGGACGCGTTCCGCAGCACCCTGCGCCAGGGAACGGTCATTTTGGACACGGCGGTGCGGCAGGTCAAGGAGTCCGGTTCGGACACTCTGCCGGGCAACCGGGCGTTCGAACTGCACGACACCTATGGGTTCCCGATCGACTTGACATTGGAGATGGCCGGCGAACAGGGCCTGAAGGTCGACGAGTCCGGCTTCCGCCAACTGATGGCGGAGCAGCGTCGTCGCGCCAAGGCCGACGCTCAGTCCCGCAAGACCGGGCACGCCGACAAGTCCGCCTATCGCGGGTTCCTCGACGGCAGCGGTCCCACCGACTGGGTCGCCTACGAGACACTGCGCACCGATTCGTCGGTGGTGGGCATCCTGCACGAGGGCAACTCGGTGCCGGTGGCCACCAAGGACCAGGTCGTCGAGGTCGTCCTCGACAAGACCCCGTTCTACGCCGAGTCCGGTGGCCAGCACGCCGACGCCGGGTCAATCACGACCGCGGGCGGACACGGTGAGGTCATCGACGTCCAGCGACCCGTCAAGGGACTGGTGGTCCACCAGGTTCGGGTCACCGAGGGCGAGATCGCCGTCGGCGACTCCGCCAACGCGGCCGTCGACCCGGAATGGCGACTCGGCGCTCGGCAGGCGCATTCGGGTACCCACGTCGTGCACGCGGCGTTGCGCGAGGTGCTCGGCCCCTCCGCTCTGCAGTCGGGCTCGTTCAACCGGCCCGGATACCTGCGCTTGGACTTCTCCTGGCGGACCAAGATGTCCGATGAGACCCGCAGCGAGGTCGAGGAGGTCGCCAACCGCGCGGTCCGCCGAGACCTGCCGGTCGCGGTGAAGTACATGCCGCTGGCCAAGGCCCGGGAGATCGGTGCGTTGGCGTTGTTCGGCGAGACCTATGACGAGTCCGTGCGGGTCGTGGAGATCGGCGGCGAATGGTCCCGAGAACTGTGCGGTGGCACCCATGTGGAGCATGCCGCCCAGATCGGCCCGGTCGTCATCACGTCGGAGGCGTCGGTCGGATCGGGCCAACGTCGAGTCGAAGCCGTCACCGGTATCGAGGCGTACCAGTACCTGGCGCGCGAACGCGACCTGGTCAGCCAATTGGCCGATGAGCTCGGCACCCAGCGCAGCGAGCTGCCGGAGAAGATCTCGCAGCTGATCCAACGCGCCAAGGAGGCCGAACGCGAGCTGGCCGCCATGCGTGCCCAGGCCGTTCGGGACCAGGCCGCCAATCAGGCGGCCTCCGCCACGCTCATCAACGGAGTGCGGGTGGCGACGGTACCGGCGCCGGAGGGCACCGCGGGCGGCGACGTTCGCAAGCTCGCCCTGGAGATTCGTGGGCACCTGCCCGCGGACGCGCCGGGAGTGGCCGCCGTCGTGGCCACCGCCGGAGGCAAGGCCTCGCTGGTCGTGGCGGTCAACAAGAACGGTGTCGCCAATGGATTGTCGGCGCAGGGCCTGGTCAAGGCCGCGCTGTCGGGCCGTGGCGGCGGAAACGCCGAAGTCGCGCAGGGCGGCGGAGTGCCGGCCGAGCAGGCGTCGGCGCTGTTGACCTCCATCGCCGCTCAGATCGGTGACGCGTGA
- a CDS encoding DUF6167 family protein, producing the protein MKRLLWLGVGVAVGVVVVRKLAKTAEAMSPGGIADRLRETAVTAGDSLRNFMADVSEGMAEKEAELQDALAEGRPIGELLEDPYDDHDDSGMGGTIR; encoded by the coding sequence CTGAAGCGACTGCTGTGGCTGGGTGTGGGCGTCGCCGTCGGCGTCGTCGTGGTTCGGAAACTCGCCAAGACCGCCGAGGCGATGTCCCCGGGGGGCATCGCGGATCGGCTGCGCGAAACCGCGGTGACAGCCGGCGATTCATTGCGTAACTTCATGGCGGACGTGTCCGAGGGCATGGCCGAGAAGGAAGCAGAGCTCCAAGACGCGCTTGCCGAGGGACGTCCCATCGGCGAGCTGCTCGAAGACCCGTACGACGATCACGACGACAGTGGAATGGGAGGTACTATCCGATGA
- a CDS encoding DUF948 domain-containing protein yields MSAQLSAINSEIVLTGTNVVGLVFAAAFLILALALSYLLVTKVGTAIKRATRAIENVDARAAVMMDNVNVTVEHLNTALVKSHLTLDEVNGQLAKVDSMTEHAQQITGNVANVSTLVTAAATSPLVKVAAFGFGVKRATAKRRRDQEEAEVRDTVKANRTSRRRK; encoded by the coding sequence GTGTCAGCCCAACTCTCGGCGATCAACAGCGAGATCGTGTTGACCGGAACCAATGTGGTGGGGTTGGTGTTCGCCGCCGCTTTCCTGATTCTCGCATTGGCGCTGTCCTATCTACTGGTGACGAAGGTCGGCACCGCCATCAAACGGGCGACCCGAGCCATTGAGAACGTCGACGCACGTGCCGCCGTCATGATGGACAACGTCAACGTCACGGTGGAACACCTCAACACCGCGCTGGTCAAGAGCCACCTGACCCTCGACGAGGTCAACGGTCAGCTCGCCAAGGTCGACTCGATGACCGAGCACGCTCAGCAGATCACCGGCAACGTCGCCAACGTGTCCACCTTGGTCACCGCCGCCGCGACCAGCCCGCTGGTCAAGGTCGCCGCCTTCGGGTTCGGCGTCAAGCGCGCCACCGCGAAGCGTCGCCGTGACCAGGAAGAGGCCGAGGTCCGCGACACCGTGAAGGCCAACCGGACCTCGCGTCGCCGGAAATAA
- a CDS encoding replication-associated recombination protein A has translation MEGPGLFELADTAPPPPDHSPVTPVPEVTADSPLAVRMRPAELDELVGQSHLLAAGSPLRQLVGGNAPMSVILWGPPGCGKTTVANLVASATDRTYVALSALNAGVKDVRGVIDTARAARRRGAPQTVLFIDEVHRFTKTQQDALLAAVEDRTITLLAATTENPYFSVVAPLLSRCVLLTLEPLGDKDIGELIDRACQDGRGLDGRFELVTDARDHLIRLAGGDARKALTALEAAASSADAVSADRIDLATAEAAIDVAAVRYDRDGDNHYDIASAFIKSMRGSDVDAALHWLARMIVAGEDPRFIARRLVIFASEDVGMADPTALTTAVAAAEAVQLIGMPEGRIVLAQAVVHLATAPKSNAVITGIDAAIADVRDGRTGPVPASLRDGHYAGARKLGHATGYRYPHDDPRGVVSQQYAPDDVTGREYYRPTSHGAEGAVAARLPKLRAIVWDLPEGSR, from the coding sequence ATGGAAGGGCCAGGACTGTTCGAGTTGGCGGACACCGCTCCGCCGCCCCCCGATCACTCGCCGGTCACGCCGGTACCGGAGGTCACCGCCGACTCGCCGTTGGCGGTGCGGATGCGTCCCGCCGAGCTGGACGAGTTGGTGGGGCAATCCCACCTGCTGGCGGCCGGATCGCCGCTGCGTCAACTCGTCGGTGGCAACGCCCCGATGTCGGTGATCCTGTGGGGACCTCCCGGCTGCGGTAAGACCACCGTCGCCAACCTGGTGGCATCGGCCACCGACCGCACCTACGTCGCCCTGTCCGCGCTCAACGCCGGCGTCAAGGACGTGCGAGGTGTCATCGACACCGCCCGCGCCGCTCGACGTCGCGGCGCGCCTCAGACGGTCCTGTTCATCGACGAGGTGCATCGATTCACCAAGACTCAGCAGGACGCACTGTTGGCGGCGGTGGAGGACCGCACCATCACACTGCTGGCCGCCACCACGGAGAACCCCTATTTCTCGGTCGTGGCACCCCTGCTGTCCCGTTGTGTCCTGTTGACCTTGGAACCGCTGGGGGACAAGGACATCGGGGAACTCATCGATCGTGCCTGTCAGGATGGGCGCGGTTTGGACGGCAGGTTCGAACTCGTCACCGACGCCCGTGACCACCTGATCCGGTTGGCCGGCGGAGACGCCCGCAAGGCGTTGACGGCCCTGGAGGCCGCCGCGTCCTCCGCCGACGCGGTATCGGCCGACCGCATCGACCTGGCCACCGCCGAGGCCGCCATCGACGTCGCGGCCGTGCGTTACGACCGAGACGGCGACAACCACTACGACATCGCCAGCGCCTTCATCAAGAGCATGCGCGGTTCGGACGTCGACGCGGCGCTGCACTGGCTGGCACGCATGATCGTGGCGGGGGAGGACCCCCGGTTCATCGCACGAAGGCTGGTCATCTTCGCCAGCGAGGACGTCGGCATGGCCGATCCCACCGCATTGACCACCGCGGTGGCCGCCGCCGAGGCGGTGCAGTTGATCGGGATGCCCGAGGGTCGCATCGTCCTCGCGCAGGCGGTGGTGCACCTGGCGACCGCCCCGAAGTCCAACGCCGTCATCACCGGCATCGACGCGGCCATCGCCGACGTCCGTGACGGCCGCACCGGGCCGGTGCCCGCCTCACTGCGCGACGGCCACTACGCGGGGGCGAGGAAGCTGGGGCATGCCACCGGATACCGCTACCCGCACGACGATCCTCGCGGCGTGGTGTCACAGCAGTACGCGCCCGACGACGTGACCGGTCGGGAGTACTACCGGCCGACCTCCCACGGAGCCGAGGGCGCGGTGGCGGCCCGACTGCCGAAGTTGCGGGCCATCGTGTGGGACCTCCCCGAGGGCTCCCGGTGA
- a CDS encoding MFS transporter: MSSTKAASARRFLGSIMVDTRPLRIPAYRRLWASGAVTAIGSQLTAVAVPKQIYDLTSSSGYVGLTGAVALLPLLVFGLWGGAIADTVDRRKLMVFSNIGVAATSGGLWFQAWAGVSSVWLILVLLALNQVFFAINSPARNASIARLVPAELVPPAVALGSTTMSFGAVMGPMAAGVLLPVLGLSTLYLIDTVALTLAVFAVLRLPSLPPLNGPSRRAGLRDVFEGFRYLSLQKVLLASFLLDIIAMVAGMPRALFPEMAELTFGDPPGGGTALGWLYAAIPLGALLCGLASGRLSRFNRHGVGVTVSVCLWGGAIVGFGLSGSLWLGVSFLVIAGAADFASMVYRGAMLQQAATDEMRGRLQGVFIVVVAGGPRLADATHGWAGEAAGTGFAATGGGMLVIVLTIIAVALIPKFWRYRAPTTTDPEATVSDTASTGDESSRASRTPDDDDSGMATARADSDP, from the coding sequence ATGAGCTCCACCAAGGCCGCCTCCGCGCGTCGGTTTCTCGGTTCGATCATGGTGGACACCCGCCCACTGCGCATCCCCGCCTATCGGCGGTTGTGGGCCTCGGGCGCGGTCACGGCCATCGGCAGCCAGCTGACCGCGGTCGCGGTGCCCAAACAGATCTACGACCTCACCAGCTCCAGCGGTTACGTCGGGTTGACCGGTGCCGTCGCGTTGTTGCCGCTGCTGGTGTTCGGGCTGTGGGGCGGCGCGATCGCCGACACCGTCGATCGTCGGAAGCTCATGGTGTTCAGCAACATCGGCGTGGCGGCCACCTCGGGCGGGTTGTGGTTTCAGGCGTGGGCCGGCGTCTCCTCGGTGTGGTTGATCCTGGTACTTCTGGCGCTGAACCAGGTGTTCTTCGCCATCAACTCGCCGGCACGCAACGCCTCGATCGCGCGTTTGGTGCCGGCGGAGTTGGTGCCGCCGGCCGTGGCGCTGGGATCGACGACGATGTCGTTCGGTGCGGTCATGGGCCCGATGGCCGCCGGTGTCCTGCTGCCGGTCCTGGGCCTGTCGACGCTGTACCTCATCGACACCGTCGCGTTGACATTGGCGGTGTTCGCGGTGCTGCGGCTCCCGTCGTTGCCGCCGTTGAACGGGCCGTCACGTCGGGCGGGGCTGCGCGACGTGTTCGAGGGATTCCGGTACCTGAGTCTTCAGAAGGTACTGCTGGCGTCTTTCCTCCTCGACATCATCGCGATGGTCGCGGGTATGCCTCGCGCCCTGTTCCCGGAGATGGCCGAGTTGACGTTCGGTGACCCACCGGGCGGCGGCACGGCACTGGGGTGGCTGTACGCGGCGATTCCATTGGGCGCGTTGCTGTGCGGCCTGGCATCGGGGCGACTGTCCAGGTTCAACCGGCACGGTGTCGGAGTGACGGTGAGCGTGTGCCTGTGGGGTGGCGCGATCGTCGGGTTCGGGTTGTCCGGTTCACTGTGGTTGGGTGTGTCGTTCCTGGTCATCGCAGGAGCCGCGGACTTCGCCAGCATGGTCTACCGTGGCGCGATGTTGCAGCAGGCCGCCACCGATGAGATGCGCGGTCGGCTTCAGGGCGTCTTCATCGTCGTGGTGGCCGGTGGACCGCGACTGGCCGACGCGACGCACGGCTGGGCCGGAGAGGCCGCCGGTACCGGGTTCGCCGCCACCGGTGGCGGCATGCTGGTCATCGTGCTGACGATCATCGCGGTGGCGCTGATTCCGAAGTTCTGGCGGTACCGGGCGCCCACCACAACCGATCCCGAAGCCACCGTCTCGGACACCGCCTCGACCGGTGACGAATCCAGCCGGGCGTCGAGGACACCGGATGACGACGACTCCGGAATGGCGACCGCGCGAGCCGATTCGGACCCGTGA
- a CDS encoding bifunctional 4-hydroxy-2-oxoglutarate aldolase/2-dehydro-3-deoxy-phosphogluconate aldolase: MTHFNELFGTRRIMVILRGMSPERTVELATLAWDAGVELLEVPIGKPEQVASLAAAVAAGAERGKLVGAGTVISSDQVRGAAQAGARYTVAPGFDATLAVASRAAGMPHLPGVATATEVQQALGVGCDWVKVFPATALGPAWFRAISGPFPDLNLVATGGVSVTTAPDYLSAGARVVALGSALSDPAQVGGLTALVAQYDHTTR, from the coding sequence ATGACACACTTCAACGAACTCTTCGGCACCCGACGCATCATGGTCATCCTGCGGGGAATGTCCCCCGAACGCACCGTGGAGTTGGCGACCCTCGCCTGGGACGCCGGAGTCGAATTGCTGGAAGTGCCCATCGGAAAACCCGAACAGGTCGCGTCGCTGGCCGCCGCGGTCGCCGCCGGAGCCGAACGCGGCAAACTCGTCGGAGCCGGGACGGTGATCTCCAGTGACCAGGTGCGCGGTGCGGCGCAGGCCGGAGCCCGCTACACCGTCGCTCCGGGATTCGATGCGACCCTCGCGGTGGCCAGTCGTGCCGCCGGGATGCCGCATCTACCGGGCGTGGCCACGGCGACGGAGGTCCAACAGGCGCTGGGAGTCGGCTGCGACTGGGTCAAGGTGTTCCCCGCCACCGCGCTGGGCCCGGCCTGGTTCAGGGCGATCAGCGGCCCGTTCCCCGACCTGAACCTGGTGGCCACCGGAGGCGTATCGGTGACGACGGCCCCCGACTACCTGTCCGCCGGTGCGCGCGTCGTCGCGCTTGGCTCGGCGCTGTCGGACCCGGCCCAGGTCGGCGGATTGACCGCACTGGTCGCACAGTACGACCACACGACCAGATAA
- a CDS encoding sugar kinase, producing the protein MTRREGEDGAMTDATGGFDVVCLGESMALLAPESIGPLTDGTALRLSVAGAESNVAVNLAGLGADVAWCGRVGADPFGAMIIDRLSDAGVDVGSIQVDTTLPTGVYFKDPQGGTVYYYRSGSAASAIDTSFIARLPTTKLIHVSGITPALSPHCAEAVQHLIVDRPHPATISFDVNHREKLWPAEFAAPVLRRLANASDLVFVGRDEAENLWGTATPQQVRDHLDQVATLVVKDGAVGATVYCGNDEWFVPTPPVTVVEPVGAGDAFAAGYLYALTRNAHREVGLRLGHLMAAAVLGVTGDIGPAPDPAQIERVITDGDGR; encoded by the coding sequence GTGACGAGGCGAGAAGGTGAGGACGGCGCGATGACCGATGCGACCGGCGGGTTCGACGTGGTGTGTCTGGGGGAGTCGATGGCACTGCTGGCGCCCGAATCGATCGGCCCGTTGACCGACGGCACCGCGCTGCGATTGAGTGTGGCCGGTGCCGAATCCAACGTCGCCGTCAACCTGGCGGGCCTGGGCGCCGACGTCGCCTGGTGCGGGAGGGTGGGAGCCGACCCGTTCGGTGCCATGATCATCGATCGACTCTCCGATGCGGGGGTCGACGTGGGCTCCATCCAAGTGGACACCACGTTGCCCACCGGGGTCTACTTCAAGGACCCGCAGGGCGGAACGGTCTACTACTACCGCAGTGGATCGGCCGCATCGGCCATCGACACGTCGTTCATCGCGCGACTTCCTACCACGAAGCTGATCCACGTCAGCGGTATCACTCCGGCCTTGTCACCACACTGCGCCGAAGCCGTCCAACACCTGATCGTCGACCGCCCGCACCCTGCCACGATCAGTTTCGATGTCAACCATCGCGAGAAGCTGTGGCCCGCCGAGTTCGCCGCGCCCGTCCTACGTCGGCTGGCCAACGCCAGCGACCTGGTGTTCGTCGGACGCGACGAAGCCGAGAACCTGTGGGGAACCGCCACCCCGCAACAGGTCCGCGACCATCTGGATCAAGTCGCGACCCTCGTCGTCAAGGACGGCGCCGTCGGCGCGACCGTCTACTGCGGAAACGACGAGTGGTTCGTGCCGACCCCGCCGGTGACGGTCGTCGAGCCGGTCGGAGCCGGCGACGCCTTCGCCGCCGGATACCTCTACGCCCTCACCCGCAACGCCCACCGAGAAGTCGGCCTACGGTTGGGACACCTCATGGCCGCCGCCGTTCTCGGAGTCACCGGCGACATCGGACCGGCACCCGACCCCGCCCAGATTGAGCGCGTCATCACCGACGGTGATGGCCGGTAA
- the hrpB gene encoding ATP-dependent helicase HrpB — protein sequence MLPDVDLPVRTILPTLCDTLSENGAAVLVAPPGTGKTSLVPLALADAFEGRILVAEPRRIATRAAAARMAELTGTRLGDLVGYTVRGERRVSAATKIEVVTTGVLVRRLHNDPELSDVGAVVIDECHERHLDTDLAASFLTDVRMNLRDDLLILATSATARATELAALLGGETAPVPILEVAAASHPLDVRWCPPPRPAMVEGLRVDDALLDHVARVTSRAVGEQTGDVLVFLPGAAEIERVARRLSTVDVDVLRLHGRQSSSDQDAALRSSSRRRVVLATAVAESSLTVPGVRVVVDAGLSRQPRMDHARGMGSLVTVRVSQDSATQRAGRAARLGPGAVYRCWSQAEHDRLPRHAPAEVLTADLADFMLQLSAWGAPGGDGLPLLDRPPEGGAAAATRTLRWLGAVEESGKITNRGSAMAKIGAHPRLARALLDGAAAVGADRAAAIVATLAEPTRRGDDDVHAVWRRLRRDRTSRWHREVERLRRLAPSSGGSAADRPTDDQAAALVVGLSYPEWVGRRRNPDSRDYLLASGTAAQLSPESALTGVEWLVVAQAVRQPGQAVASIRLAAATDADTARDTAASLLARSDEVTWANGDVRAERVERLGAITLETSPLRRPAPEAVAAALADGLAGEGLALLNFTPAATNLRARIEFCRHTFGPQWPDVSTDTLRATVTDWLGPQLATARKRADLTRIDIVAALRRLLDWRQLGELDRVAPPRLTIPSGSPVTVDYTDPAAPTVRAKLQEFFGTDVTPTVADGRVPVVLHLLSPAGRPAAVTADLSSFWRQGYPSVRSELRGRYPRHPWPTDPAQAQPTRHTTRRSRS from the coding sequence ATGCTTCCCGACGTCGACCTGCCGGTGCGGACGATTCTGCCGACACTGTGCGACACCCTGTCCGAGAACGGGGCGGCCGTCCTGGTCGCCCCTCCGGGCACCGGCAAGACCAGCCTCGTTCCGTTGGCACTGGCCGATGCGTTCGAAGGAAGAATCCTGGTCGCCGAACCGCGCCGGATCGCCACCCGCGCGGCGGCGGCCCGGATGGCGGAGTTGACCGGCACTCGGCTCGGCGATCTGGTCGGCTACACCGTTCGGGGAGAGCGGCGAGTCTCGGCGGCCACCAAGATCGAAGTCGTCACCACCGGTGTCCTGGTGCGCCGTCTGCACAACGATCCCGAACTGTCCGATGTGGGGGCGGTGGTGATCGACGAGTGTCACGAACGGCACCTCGACACCGACCTGGCCGCGTCGTTTCTCACCGACGTCCGCATGAACCTGCGGGACGACCTCCTGATCCTCGCCACCTCGGCGACCGCGCGAGCCACCGAACTGGCGGCGCTGCTGGGCGGGGAGACGGCTCCCGTTCCGATCCTCGAGGTGGCGGCGGCATCCCACCCGTTGGACGTCCGCTGGTGTCCGCCACCGCGTCCGGCGATGGTCGAGGGGCTGAGGGTCGACGACGCGCTGCTGGATCATGTGGCCCGGGTGACGAGTCGAGCCGTCGGTGAACAGACGGGCGACGTGCTGGTCTTCCTTCCCGGTGCCGCCGAGATCGAGCGGGTGGCGCGGAGGCTGTCGACCGTGGATGTCGATGTGCTGCGGCTCCACGGACGACAGTCCTCAAGCGACCAGGATGCCGCGTTGCGGTCGAGCTCACGACGCCGAGTCGTTCTGGCGACCGCCGTCGCCGAATCCAGCCTCACCGTCCCCGGTGTCCGGGTGGTGGTCGACGCGGGGCTGTCGCGACAACCCCGCATGGACCACGCGCGCGGGATGGGCAGTCTGGTGACGGTTCGGGTCTCGCAGGATTCCGCGACCCAACGCGCCGGCCGGGCAGCACGCCTCGGTCCGGGAGCTGTGTACCGGTGCTGGTCCCAGGCCGAACACGATCGATTGCCGCGCCACGCGCCCGCCGAGGTACTCACCGCCGACCTGGCCGATTTCATGCTTCAGTTGTCAGCCTGGGGCGCGCCCGGCGGTGACGGTCTGCCGTTGCTGGACCGCCCACCGGAGGGCGGGGCCGCCGCCGCGACCAGGACGCTGCGCTGGCTCGGCGCCGTCGAGGAGTCCGGAAAGATCACCAACCGAGGCTCCGCGATGGCCAAGATCGGTGCCCACCCCCGTCTGGCCCGCGCCCTTCTGGACGGTGCGGCGGCGGTCGGTGCCGACCGGGCCGCGGCGATAGTCGCGACGCTGGCTGAACCGACCCGTCGCGGCGACGACGACGTCCACGCCGTGTGGCGACGCCTCCGCCGCGACCGAACCAGTCGGTGGCATCGGGAGGTCGAGCGACTGCGACGGCTGGCCCCGTCGTCCGGCGGGTCGGCCGCCGATCGACCGACCGACGACCAGGCCGCCGCGCTCGTGGTGGGACTGTCCTATCCGGAGTGGGTGGGGCGACGACGAAATCCCGACAGTCGGGACTACCTACTGGCCTCCGGGACCGCCGCACAACTGTCGCCGGAGTCGGCGCTGACCGGAGTGGAATGGCTGGTCGTGGCGCAGGCGGTGCGCCAACCCGGACAGGCGGTCGCCTCCATCCGGCTCGCGGCCGCCACCGATGCGGACACCGCCCGCGACACCGCCGCGTCGTTGCTGGCGCGCTCCGATGAGGTCACCTGGGCCAACGGTGACGTGCGGGCCGAACGCGTCGAGCGGTTGGGCGCGATCACCTTGGAGACGTCGCCGTTGCGGCGGCCGGCGCCGGAGGCCGTCGCCGCGGCGCTCGCCGACGGGCTGGCCGGAGAAGGCCTGGCGCTGTTGAACTTCACGCCCGCGGCGACGAACCTGCGTGCTCGCATCGAGTTCTGTCGCCACACATTCGGTCCCCAATGGCCGGACGTGTCGACCGATACGCTGCGTGCCACCGTGACCGACTGGTTGGGTCCACAACTGGCGACCGCGCGAAAGCGCGCCGACCTGACGCGCATCGACATCGTCGCCGCGCTACGCCGACTGCTGGACTGGCGACAGCTCGGCGAACTGGACCGGGTGGCGCCTCCCCGGTTGACCATTCCCAGCGGCTCCCCGGTCACAGTGGACTACACCGACCCCGCCGCACCGACGGTGCGCGCGAAACTCCAGGAGTTCTTCGGTACCGACGTCACCCCCACCGTCGCCGACGGCCGAGTGCCGGTGGTTCTCCACCTGCTGTCACCGGCGGGCCGTCCGGCCGCCGTCACAGCCGACCTGAGCTCGTTCTGGCGGCAGGGCTACCCGTCGGTTCGGTCCGAACTGCGCGGTCGGTACCCCAGGCACCCGTGGCCCACCGACCCGGCGCAGGCTCAACCCACCCGACACACCACCCGGCGCTCACGGTCGTGA